The Henckelia pumila isolate YLH828 chromosome 2, ASM3356847v2, whole genome shotgun sequence genome includes a window with the following:
- the LOC140880888 gene encoding DEAD-box ATP-dependent RNA helicase 22 isoform X2 — MVTQRSLSMLYGCATSPPPRFPKHIHSFISLARLSFPVLNNFSAVKALRVRVLATAASRNRAEADTFLAEEHVSWASLGVSDGIARALINLGLHRPSWVQAACIPTILAGADVVVAAETGSGKTHGYLVPLIDRLCRNMDMSKCAVDDQKWHKNHHISLVLCPNVMLCEQVARMANSLIDDNGMPFLTAAAICGRQGLSIKEPDIIVSTPVALLNFLYAIDPEKRRRVDHLRRVKYVVFDEADLLLCGSFQNQVIRLINMLRFDEKQLSRLKNPDPVAQEYDSFPLKSSETEVEEIFADLDEEDEDSDITSAIEDSKLKSEMRIKQDWRRVRKLYDRSKQYIFVAATLPLNGKQTAGGILKRMFPDASWVSGSYLHCHNPRLEQKWVEVTNDTEVDALINAVNSGLNTKVGSSSGIIRTMVFANTVEAAEAVAKILMGANIKCLRYHSSISLEERTENLVYFQLKGGVFVCTDAAARGLDIQKVSHVIQAEFATSAVDFLHRVGRTARAGEDGLVTSLFTKSNRDLVAAVRHADELNLSLEKAFSRKRSFRNKLKKRGINRLDGASFIPQEILM, encoded by the exons ATGGTTACCCAGCGTTCCCTTTCAATGCTCTACGGCTGCGCAACTTCGCCTCCACCCAGATTCCCCAAACACATACACTCATTCATATCCCTGGCAAGATTATCTTTTCCCGTTCTCAACAATTTTAGCGCAGTCAAGGCCCTCAGAGTCCGGGTTCTCGCAACCGCCGCGTCCAGAAATAGAGCTGAAGCGGATACCTTTTTAGCTGAAGAACATGTTTCGTGGGCTTCTCTAGGGGTTTCGGATGGCATCGCCCGCGCCCTCATTAATCTTGGCCTGCATAGACCTTCTTGGGTTCAG GCAGCCTGTATACCAACCATTCTTGCAGGGGCTGATGTAGTGGTTGCAGCAGAGACTGGAAGTGGCAAAACCCATGGATACTTAGTTCCTCTCATTGACAGGTTATGCAGAAATATGGATATGTCAAAATGTGCTGTGGATGATCAGAAATGGCACAAGAACCACCACATTTCTCTTGTTCTCTGTCCTAATGTGATGCTGTGTGAACAAGTTGCCCGCATGGCAAACTCCCTCATAGATGATAACGGCATGCCATTTCTTACAGCTGCTGCCATTTGTGGCCGGCAG GGCTTGTCAATCAAAGAACCGGATATAATAGTATCAACTCCAGTTGCACTTCTGAACTTTCTTTATGCAATTGACCCAGAAAAACGCAGGCGTGTTGATCATTTACGCCGTGTGAAATATGTG GTTTTTGATGAAGCAGACCTGCTGCTCTGTGGGAGTTTCCAGAACCAAGTAATCCGTCTTATAAACATGCTTCGTTTTGATGAGAAGCAGTTGTCTCGACTGAAAAACCCAGATCCTGTGGCACAGGAATATGACTCATTTCCCCTAAAATCCTCTGAAACAGAGGTCGAGGAAATCTTTGCAGATTTAGATGAGGAAGATGAAGATTCAGATATTACATCTGCTATAGAGGACTCCAAACTCAAATCCGAGATGAGGATAAAACAGGACTGGAGGCGTGTCAGAAAATTATATGATCGCAGTAAGCAGTACATTTTTGTTGCAGCCACTCTTCCTCTGAATGGAAAGCAAACTGCCGGAGGGATTTTGAAACGGATGTTTCCTGATGCCAGTTGGGTCAGTGGAAGCTATCTCCATTGTCATAATCCAAG GTTGGAGCAAAAGTGGGTAGAAGTCACAAATGATACAGAAGTAGATGCACTAATAAATGCTGTCAACAGTGGACTTAACACTAAGGTAGGTTCCAGCTCTGGAATAATTCGAACCATGGTGTTTGCAAATACTGTtgaggctgctgaagctgttgCCAAGATTTTGATGGGAGCGAATATCAAATGTTTACGGTACCATAGTAGCATCTCTTTAGAAGAGCGGACGGAGAATCTGGTTTACTTCCAGCTGAAAGGTGGTGTTTTTGTGTGCACTGATGCTGCTGCTCGAGGGCTTGACATACAGAAGGTTTCACATGTTATTCAG GCGGAATTTGCGACTTCAGCTGTAGACTTTTTACATAGAGTCGGTCGGACAGCCAGAGCAGGTGAAGATGGCCTCGTCACAAGTCTTTTTACAAAATCAAATCGAGATCTTGTTGCTGCTGTTCGCCATGCCGACGAACTGAATTTGTCTCTG GAAAAGGCATTTAGCAGAAAAAGGAGTTTCCGAAACAAGCTTAAGAAGAGAG GTATAAATAGACTGGATGGTGCATCATTCATTCCACAGGAAATTCTAATGTAA
- the LOC140881540 gene encoding uncharacterized protein isoform X1, translating to MASTSTLSLCFHPKVSFGFRGKHGRETATIKHGSLCFFALVHTNATIASKINRLSIKASASSGRGNSSRSSSSRRVYNQSQAQAPVAMVKEMASSILPVGAFAVVTFVLWKMVEKILIPKPVRPVTEENKPTLGLKWTYAPGTNLPAPSGAKFGRESKLRLNDFAKEIRSFTSVDMSGRNLGDEGLFFLAESLAYNQVAEEVNFAANGITADGIKAFDGILQSNIALKSLNLSGNSIGDEGVKLLCDILVNNDSIQKLQLSSSAFGDEGAKAIAELLKKNSSLRVIELSNNLIDYSGFSGLAEALIENKSILSLYLNGNYGGALGAAALAKGLEGNKSLRELYLQGNSIGDEGVRALMIGLSLHKGRLTALDLANNSITAQGAYYVAEYIKKSKTLLWINLYMNDIKDEGAERMAEALKQNRSVTNVDLGGNDIHAKGISAIAQVLKDNSIITALELGYNPIGSDGAKALADVLKFNGNITNLMLGWCQIGANGAEHIADMLKYNSTIGSLDLRANGLRDEGAVCLARSLKVVNEALTSLNLGFNEIRDEGAFSIAQALKANEDVGLTSLNLMNNFLTKLGQSAIADARDHVYEMTEKELTVVF from the exons ATGGCGTCCACTTCAACGCTTTCTTTGTGTTTTCATCCGAAG GTTAGTTTCGGATTTCGCGGTAAACATGGAAGAGAGACTGCCACCATCAAGCATGGCTCGCTGTGCTTCTTTGCCCTTGTACACACAAATGCGACCATTGCTTCCAAAATCAATAGATTGAGCATTAAAGCTTCCGCCTCTTCCGGACGCGGCAATTCCAGTCGTAGCTCGAGCTCTCGCAGAGTTTACAATCAGTCTCAAGCACAAGCCCCCGTTGCTATGGTGAAAGAAATGGCTTCCTCTATTCTCCCCGTTGGCGCATTTGCTGTTGTCACATTCG TTTTGTGGAAAATGGTGGAGAAAATCCTTATTCCAAAACCTGTTAGGCCTGTAACAGAAGAAAATAAACCCACTCTAGGTTTGAAGTGGACCTATGCCCCTGGGACAAATTTACCAGCACCTTCTGGAGCAAAGTTTGGGAGAGAATCCAAGCTAAGGTTAAATGATTTTGCCAAAGAGATTAGATCATTCACGAGCGTTGATATGTCAG GTCGCAACTTGGGAGATGAAGGATTATTCTTTCTAGCTGAGAGCTTAGCTTACAATCAG GTTGCCGAGGAAGTAAATTTTGCTGCAAATGGGATTACTGCCGATGGAATAAAAGCATTTGATGGGATTTTGCAATCTAACATCGCACTAAAGTCTCTTAATTTATCTGGAAATTCAATTGGGGATGAAGGGGTGAAG TTACTATGTGACATTCTGGTGAATAATGACAGTATTCAGAAGCTACAGCTAAGCAGTAGTGCATTCGGGGACGAG ggagcaaaagctattgCTGAATTGTTGAAGAAAAATTCAAGTTTGCGCGTGATTGAACTCAGCAACAATTTGATCGACTACTCT GGATTTTCAGGCCTTGCTGAAGCACTTATCGAGAATAAAAGCATACTGTCACTATACCTCAA TGGCAATTATGGTGGTGCCCTTGGTGCAGCTGCGCTGGCAAAAGGGCTGGAAGGGAATAAGTCCTTGCGG GAACTATATTTGCAAGGAAACTCTATTGGAGATGAAGGAGTTCGTGCTCTGATGATTGGCTTATCTTTGCATAAAG GAAGGCTTACAGCCTTGGATCTCGCAAACAATTCAATTACTGCACAAGGCGCCTATTATGTTGCTGAATATATCAAGAAAAGCAAGACTTTGTTGTGGATAAATCTTTACATGAACGACATTAAAGATGAG GGAGCTGAAAGAATGGCAGAGGCTTTAAAGCAGAATCGTTCAGTTACGAATGTTGATCTA GGTGGAAATGACATTCATGCCAAAGGTATCAGTGCAATAGCACAAGTATTGAAAGATAACTCCATCATTACAGCT TTAGAACTTGGTTATAATCCCATCGGGTCTGATGGCGCAAAGGCTTTAGCAGACGTCCTAAAATTCAACGGGAACATAACTAACCTCATGCTTGGTTGGTGTCAG ATAGGAGCCAATGGTGCAGAGCATATTGCAGATATGTTGAAATACAACAGTACCATAGGAAGCCTGGATTTACGAGCCAATGGACTTCGAGATGag GGTGCCGTGTGCCTGGCTCGCAGCTTGAAAGTGGTCAACGAGGCTTTAACATCACTCAATCTAGGGTTCAACGAAATACGG GATGAAGGGGCTTTTTCCATTGCTCAAGCGCTCAAAGCCAACGAAGATGTGGGGCTCACATCGTTAAACTTAATGAACAACTTCCTCACCAAACTGGGACAG AGTGCGATTGCTGATGCAAGGGACCATGTATACGAGATGACCGAGAAGGAGCTTACGGTTGTTTTTTAG
- the LOC140881540 gene encoding uncharacterized protein isoform X3 produces the protein MVEKILIPKPVRPVTEENKPTLGLKWTYAPGTNLPAPSGAKFGRESKLRLNDFAKEIRSFTSVDMSGRNLGDEGLFFLAESLAYNQVAEEVNFAANGITADGIKAFDGILQSNIALKSLNLSGNSIGDEGVKLLCDILVNNDSIQKLQLSSSAFGDEGAKAIAELLKKNSSLRVIELSNNLIDYSGFSGLAEALIENKSILSLYLNGNYGGALGAAALAKGLEGNKSLRELYLQGNSIGDEGVRALMIGLSLHKGRLTALDLANNSITAQGAYYVAEYIKKSKTLLWINLYMNDIKDEGAERMAEALKQNRSVTNVDLGGNDIHAKGISAIAQVLKDNSIITALELGYNPIGSDGAKALADVLKFNGNITNLMLGWCQIGANGAEHIADMLKYNSTIGSLDLRANGLRDEGAVCLARSLKVVNEALTSLNLGFNEIRDEGAFSIAQALKANEDVGLTSLNLMNNFLTKLGQSAIADARDHVYEMTEKELTVVF, from the exons ATGGTGGAGAAAATCCTTATTCCAAAACCTGTTAGGCCTGTAACAGAAGAAAATAAACCCACTCTAGGTTTGAAGTGGACCTATGCCCCTGGGACAAATTTACCAGCACCTTCTGGAGCAAAGTTTGGGAGAGAATCCAAGCTAAGGTTAAATGATTTTGCCAAAGAGATTAGATCATTCACGAGCGTTGATATGTCAG GTCGCAACTTGGGAGATGAAGGATTATTCTTTCTAGCTGAGAGCTTAGCTTACAATCAG GTTGCCGAGGAAGTAAATTTTGCTGCAAATGGGATTACTGCCGATGGAATAAAAGCATTTGATGGGATTTTGCAATCTAACATCGCACTAAAGTCTCTTAATTTATCTGGAAATTCAATTGGGGATGAAGGGGTGAAG TTACTATGTGACATTCTGGTGAATAATGACAGTATTCAGAAGCTACAGCTAAGCAGTAGTGCATTCGGGGACGAG ggagcaaaagctattgCTGAATTGTTGAAGAAAAATTCAAGTTTGCGCGTGATTGAACTCAGCAACAATTTGATCGACTACTCT GGATTTTCAGGCCTTGCTGAAGCACTTATCGAGAATAAAAGCATACTGTCACTATACCTCAA TGGCAATTATGGTGGTGCCCTTGGTGCAGCTGCGCTGGCAAAAGGGCTGGAAGGGAATAAGTCCTTGCGG GAACTATATTTGCAAGGAAACTCTATTGGAGATGAAGGAGTTCGTGCTCTGATGATTGGCTTATCTTTGCATAAAG GAAGGCTTACAGCCTTGGATCTCGCAAACAATTCAATTACTGCACAAGGCGCCTATTATGTTGCTGAATATATCAAGAAAAGCAAGACTTTGTTGTGGATAAATCTTTACATGAACGACATTAAAGATGAG GGAGCTGAAAGAATGGCAGAGGCTTTAAAGCAGAATCGTTCAGTTACGAATGTTGATCTA GGTGGAAATGACATTCATGCCAAAGGTATCAGTGCAATAGCACAAGTATTGAAAGATAACTCCATCATTACAGCT TTAGAACTTGGTTATAATCCCATCGGGTCTGATGGCGCAAAGGCTTTAGCAGACGTCCTAAAATTCAACGGGAACATAACTAACCTCATGCTTGGTTGGTGTCAG ATAGGAGCCAATGGTGCAGAGCATATTGCAGATATGTTGAAATACAACAGTACCATAGGAAGCCTGGATTTACGAGCCAATGGACTTCGAGATGag GGTGCCGTGTGCCTGGCTCGCAGCTTGAAAGTGGTCAACGAGGCTTTAACATCACTCAATCTAGGGTTCAACGAAATACGG GATGAAGGGGCTTTTTCCATTGCTCAAGCGCTCAAAGCCAACGAAGATGTGGGGCTCACATCGTTAAACTTAATGAACAACTTCCTCACCAAACTGGGACAG AGTGCGATTGCTGATGCAAGGGACCATGTATACGAGATGACCGAGAAGGAGCTTACGGTTGTTTTTTAG
- the LOC140881540 gene encoding uncharacterized protein isoform X2, producing MVKEMASSILPVGAFAVVTFVLWKMVEKILIPKPVRPVTEENKPTLGLKWTYAPGTNLPAPSGAKFGRESKLRLNDFAKEIRSFTSVDMSGRNLGDEGLFFLAESLAYNQVAEEVNFAANGITADGIKAFDGILQSNIALKSLNLSGNSIGDEGVKLLCDILVNNDSIQKLQLSSSAFGDEGAKAIAELLKKNSSLRVIELSNNLIDYSGFSGLAEALIENKSILSLYLNGNYGGALGAAALAKGLEGNKSLRELYLQGNSIGDEGVRALMIGLSLHKGRLTALDLANNSITAQGAYYVAEYIKKSKTLLWINLYMNDIKDEGAERMAEALKQNRSVTNVDLGGNDIHAKGISAIAQVLKDNSIITALELGYNPIGSDGAKALADVLKFNGNITNLMLGWCQIGANGAEHIADMLKYNSTIGSLDLRANGLRDEGAVCLARSLKVVNEALTSLNLGFNEIRDEGAFSIAQALKANEDVGLTSLNLMNNFLTKLGQSAIADARDHVYEMTEKELTVVF from the exons ATGGTGAAAGAAATGGCTTCCTCTATTCTCCCCGTTGGCGCATTTGCTGTTGTCACATTCG TTTTGTGGAAAATGGTGGAGAAAATCCTTATTCCAAAACCTGTTAGGCCTGTAACAGAAGAAAATAAACCCACTCTAGGTTTGAAGTGGACCTATGCCCCTGGGACAAATTTACCAGCACCTTCTGGAGCAAAGTTTGGGAGAGAATCCAAGCTAAGGTTAAATGATTTTGCCAAAGAGATTAGATCATTCACGAGCGTTGATATGTCAG GTCGCAACTTGGGAGATGAAGGATTATTCTTTCTAGCTGAGAGCTTAGCTTACAATCAG GTTGCCGAGGAAGTAAATTTTGCTGCAAATGGGATTACTGCCGATGGAATAAAAGCATTTGATGGGATTTTGCAATCTAACATCGCACTAAAGTCTCTTAATTTATCTGGAAATTCAATTGGGGATGAAGGGGTGAAG TTACTATGTGACATTCTGGTGAATAATGACAGTATTCAGAAGCTACAGCTAAGCAGTAGTGCATTCGGGGACGAG ggagcaaaagctattgCTGAATTGTTGAAGAAAAATTCAAGTTTGCGCGTGATTGAACTCAGCAACAATTTGATCGACTACTCT GGATTTTCAGGCCTTGCTGAAGCACTTATCGAGAATAAAAGCATACTGTCACTATACCTCAA TGGCAATTATGGTGGTGCCCTTGGTGCAGCTGCGCTGGCAAAAGGGCTGGAAGGGAATAAGTCCTTGCGG GAACTATATTTGCAAGGAAACTCTATTGGAGATGAAGGAGTTCGTGCTCTGATGATTGGCTTATCTTTGCATAAAG GAAGGCTTACAGCCTTGGATCTCGCAAACAATTCAATTACTGCACAAGGCGCCTATTATGTTGCTGAATATATCAAGAAAAGCAAGACTTTGTTGTGGATAAATCTTTACATGAACGACATTAAAGATGAG GGAGCTGAAAGAATGGCAGAGGCTTTAAAGCAGAATCGTTCAGTTACGAATGTTGATCTA GGTGGAAATGACATTCATGCCAAAGGTATCAGTGCAATAGCACAAGTATTGAAAGATAACTCCATCATTACAGCT TTAGAACTTGGTTATAATCCCATCGGGTCTGATGGCGCAAAGGCTTTAGCAGACGTCCTAAAATTCAACGGGAACATAACTAACCTCATGCTTGGTTGGTGTCAG ATAGGAGCCAATGGTGCAGAGCATATTGCAGATATGTTGAAATACAACAGTACCATAGGAAGCCTGGATTTACGAGCCAATGGACTTCGAGATGag GGTGCCGTGTGCCTGGCTCGCAGCTTGAAAGTGGTCAACGAGGCTTTAACATCACTCAATCTAGGGTTCAACGAAATACGG GATGAAGGGGCTTTTTCCATTGCTCAAGCGCTCAAAGCCAACGAAGATGTGGGGCTCACATCGTTAAACTTAATGAACAACTTCCTCACCAAACTGGGACAG AGTGCGATTGCTGATGCAAGGGACCATGTATACGAGATGACCGAGAAGGAGCTTACGGTTGTTTTTTAG
- the LOC140880888 gene encoding DEAD-box ATP-dependent RNA helicase 22 isoform X1, with the protein MVTQRSLSMLYGCATSPPPRFPKHIHSFISLARLSFPVLNNFSAVKALRVRVLATAASRNRAEADTFLAEEHVSWASLGVSDGIARALINLGLHRPSWVQAACIPTILAGADVVVAAETGSGKTHGYLVPLIDRLCRNMDMSKCAVDDQKWHKNHHISLVLCPNVMLCEQVARMANSLIDDNGMPFLTAAAICGRQGLSIKEPDIIVSTPVALLNFLYAIDPEKRRRVDHLRRVKYVVFDEADLLLCGSFQNQVIRLINMLRFDEKQLSRLKNPDPVAQEYDSFPLKSSETEVEEIFADLDEEDEDSDITSAIEDSKLKSEMRIKQDWRRVRKLYDRSKQYIFVAATLPLNGKQTAGGILKRMFPDASWVSGSYLHCHNPRLEQKWVEVTNDTEVDALINAVNSGLNTKVGSSSGIIRTMVFANTVEAAEAVAKILMGANIKCLRYHSSISLEERTENLVYFQLKGGVFVCTDAAARGLDIQKVSHVIQAEFATSAVDFLHRVGRTARAGEDGLVTSLFTKSNRDLVAAVRHADELNLSLEKAFSRKRSFRNKLKKRGKLGYSSEATNVEMNCLK; encoded by the exons ATGGTTACCCAGCGTTCCCTTTCAATGCTCTACGGCTGCGCAACTTCGCCTCCACCCAGATTCCCCAAACACATACACTCATTCATATCCCTGGCAAGATTATCTTTTCCCGTTCTCAACAATTTTAGCGCAGTCAAGGCCCTCAGAGTCCGGGTTCTCGCAACCGCCGCGTCCAGAAATAGAGCTGAAGCGGATACCTTTTTAGCTGAAGAACATGTTTCGTGGGCTTCTCTAGGGGTTTCGGATGGCATCGCCCGCGCCCTCATTAATCTTGGCCTGCATAGACCTTCTTGGGTTCAG GCAGCCTGTATACCAACCATTCTTGCAGGGGCTGATGTAGTGGTTGCAGCAGAGACTGGAAGTGGCAAAACCCATGGATACTTAGTTCCTCTCATTGACAGGTTATGCAGAAATATGGATATGTCAAAATGTGCTGTGGATGATCAGAAATGGCACAAGAACCACCACATTTCTCTTGTTCTCTGTCCTAATGTGATGCTGTGTGAACAAGTTGCCCGCATGGCAAACTCCCTCATAGATGATAACGGCATGCCATTTCTTACAGCTGCTGCCATTTGTGGCCGGCAG GGCTTGTCAATCAAAGAACCGGATATAATAGTATCAACTCCAGTTGCACTTCTGAACTTTCTTTATGCAATTGACCCAGAAAAACGCAGGCGTGTTGATCATTTACGCCGTGTGAAATATGTG GTTTTTGATGAAGCAGACCTGCTGCTCTGTGGGAGTTTCCAGAACCAAGTAATCCGTCTTATAAACATGCTTCGTTTTGATGAGAAGCAGTTGTCTCGACTGAAAAACCCAGATCCTGTGGCACAGGAATATGACTCATTTCCCCTAAAATCCTCTGAAACAGAGGTCGAGGAAATCTTTGCAGATTTAGATGAGGAAGATGAAGATTCAGATATTACATCTGCTATAGAGGACTCCAAACTCAAATCCGAGATGAGGATAAAACAGGACTGGAGGCGTGTCAGAAAATTATATGATCGCAGTAAGCAGTACATTTTTGTTGCAGCCACTCTTCCTCTGAATGGAAAGCAAACTGCCGGAGGGATTTTGAAACGGATGTTTCCTGATGCCAGTTGGGTCAGTGGAAGCTATCTCCATTGTCATAATCCAAG GTTGGAGCAAAAGTGGGTAGAAGTCACAAATGATACAGAAGTAGATGCACTAATAAATGCTGTCAACAGTGGACTTAACACTAAGGTAGGTTCCAGCTCTGGAATAATTCGAACCATGGTGTTTGCAAATACTGTtgaggctgctgaagctgttgCCAAGATTTTGATGGGAGCGAATATCAAATGTTTACGGTACCATAGTAGCATCTCTTTAGAAGAGCGGACGGAGAATCTGGTTTACTTCCAGCTGAAAGGTGGTGTTTTTGTGTGCACTGATGCTGCTGCTCGAGGGCTTGACATACAGAAGGTTTCACATGTTATTCAG GCGGAATTTGCGACTTCAGCTGTAGACTTTTTACATAGAGTCGGTCGGACAGCCAGAGCAGGTGAAGATGGCCTCGTCACAAGTCTTTTTACAAAATCAAATCGAGATCTTGTTGCTGCTGTTCGCCATGCCGACGAACTGAATTTGTCTCTG GAAAAGGCATTTAGCAGAAAAAGGAGTTTCCGAAACAAGCTTAAGAAGAGAGGTAAACTGGGATACTCCTCTGAGGCGACAAACGTTGAGATGAattgtttaaaataa